The region GGTCGGGCTATAATCGCCGCTATGACTTCCGAACCGCAGCCCGTCGCGCGCACGCCGAAGAACGCGATCGTCGTGCTGCTCGACAGCATGAACCGGCACATGCTCGGCGCGTACGGCGGCCGCGAGTTCGCGACGCCGAACCTCGACCGGTTCGCCGCTCGCGCAGTGCGCTTCGAGAAGCATTACTCGGGTTCGCTGCCGTGCATGCCCGCGCGCCACGACATGCTGTGCGGCGCGCTCGACTTTCTCTGGAAGCCGTGGGGGTCGATCGAGATCTGGGAGCACGCGATCACGCATGACCTGCGCGCCGCGGGCGTGACGACGATGCTGATCTCGGACCACCCGCACCTGTTCTCGCCGCCGGCCTCGAACGGCTCGAGGGTGCCGGTGATCCGGCAACCGTTCGCGCAGGGCGACATGCTGCCGTTCTGGGCCTACGGTAACTTCAGCGGCAATCATCTCTACGATCTGCGCAACGACCCGACCGAAGACGAGAACCGCTGCGGCGAACGCGTCGAACGTGAGGCCGCGGGCAGACTTCGCCAGGCGCTGGTCGAGATCGAGGCGCCTTCGGACCAATTCGTGCGGCTGGGACTGGCGTAGGAGTATCACCATGGATCCGTTCGTTGCATCCGCACGCTACAACCTCAAGCAGTCGATCGAAGACTATCGCCGCTCGCTCGACGGGCTGGACGCGGATGCGCTGAACTGGCGTCCCGCCGGCGACGAGATCAATTCGATGGCGGTGCTCACGTTCCACGCCTGGAGCAGCACGCGATCGTGGCTGAGCATCGCTTTGGGCGCGCCGCTGGCGGAGCGCGACCGCGACGCCGAGTTCCTGACGTCGACGACCAACGCCGAGGAACTGCGCGAATGGTTCGAGGATATGGCGAAGCAGTGCGACGCACTGCTCTCGACGCGCGACGCGATTGACTGGGCGGCGATGCGCAAAACGCGCACGCGTCCCGGCCCCGGCGACCCGCAGGAAGTGCCGCCGGCGTTCGCGCTGCTGCACGGGATGGAGCATCTGCGCGAGCACGAGGGACAATTGTCGCTAACGCGCCAGTTGTGGGAGGCGGGGCGGTAGTTCGCTGGGTGCTGGTCGCTGGTCGCTGGTCGACAGGAAACGCTAGACAGCAGAGACGCCGAGGCGCAGAGTTTTCTTCATTCGAGCGCGGGCTTTCAGCCCGCGCGGCTTGCTTCGGCTGTTGGATGTGTAGCTGGAGGAGAACCGTTTGGCGCCCGGGGAGCCAGAAGCCCGCACCAGAACTGACAACTGAAAACTTACGACTTACAACTTCGTCCCTAGACGCCGTACAGCCGCCGGGCGTCGGCGCGGAGGTCGGCGCGGAAGTCGGGGTGCGCGATCGCGACCAGCTCATCGATGCGCTGACGCAGCGTGCGATGCTTCAGCCGCGCGACGCCGTACTCGGTGACGATGATATCGGCGTAGCCGCGCGGCACCGTGACGGCGCTGCCCTGCGGGAACATGGCCAGGATGCGCGAGCGCCGCTCACCATCGACGACTGCCGTTGACGGCAGCACGGTGACGGAGCGGCCGTTCTTCGCGTGCAACGCGCCGATGGCGAACGCGAAGGCGCCGCCGGTGCCGCTGTAGATCTCCGGGCCGATCGTCTCGCCGTTGATCTGTCCCGTGAGGTCGACCATGAGCGCGTTGTTGACGACGCACATGTTGTCGTGCGCGGCGATCACGGCGATGTCGTTCGTGTGGCTCATGCAGTACAGCTCGTAACGCTCGTCACCATCGACCTTGCGGAACCCGTCCTGCGAGAGCGGCCCGAATGACGCGCCGACGACCTTGCCCGGATGCCGCGTCTTGCGGGCGCCCGTCACGACGCCGGCATCGACCAGTTCCGGGATGCCGCCGAAGATCAGCTCCGAGTGCACGCCCAGGTCGCGGCGATGCGCCAGGAACGGCGCGAGCGCGGCGGAAACGGTGCCCGTGCCCATCTGCAGCGTGTCGCCGTCCTGCACGATATCGTTCGCGACGAGCGTGCAGATGACTTCCGTAATTGCGTTCTCCTCGTCGGTGCGCGGCGGCCGGCGCAGGTATTTCCACACGGGCGGCGCCTCGACGAGGTGCGCGAACCGCGAGATGTGCACGCGGTTGTCGCCGCCCGTGCGGATGAAGCGCTCGTTGACCTCGCCGATGACGGTCGTCGCTTCACGGCAGACCTCGGGCGCGCCCCAGACGCTCATGCCGAAGCTGCACCACCCTTCGTCGTCGGGCGGCGAGATGCTGACGAGGAACACGTCGGGCTTGCGGTCGAGCCAGTAGCTCTGATCCGAGCGCGTAGGCGGCGCGATCACGTAGTCGAGCAAGCCCTTGCGCATGGCGGGGCGGTCGCTCGCCTGCAGGAAGAACGACCGCACGGCGAAGTTGTTCGGCTCGTCGTCGTCCCACCAGGAGATGAACGTCGAGATGGAGTTCTCGATTTCGACGTTCTGCAGTTCGCTGGCGCGCGCGGCGAGCGCACGACACAGCGCGAGCGGCGTCTGGTAGTGCATGCCGATGACGACGCGATCGCCGTCGTGGACGGCGCGCACGGCGTCCTCGGGGGTGGTGAGCCTGTCGGCGTAGCGTTGGCGCCAGTCCATCGCGGGGGAGGGTAACGGCTGCGGGTGGGGGCTGGAAGCTGGAGTTTGGAGGCTGGAGGCTCGAGGCTGGACTGTCTCCCGCGCAGAGCGGTCGCTCCATTCTTCACAATCGCGCGCCTCTGCATTCGCACCCGTCGGCATCCGATCATGAGATCGAAAGGGCGGAGCCGCCGGCGGGGACGTAACCACTTCGCAAGGCTGTGCCGCTACAATCGATGACAGCGATGATCGAACAGCGGATCCAGGAGCTGAAAGCCGTCATCGCCGGCAACGATGGGCGGAACGCTGCCGACGTCCGCTTCGCGCGCGCCGTCGATGAACTCGTGCGCGCGGTCTACGACGACATCGGCGATGTGCGGTGCATCTCTTCTCGCGCGCTCTTCGACCTCTTCATCATCAAGGTGCTGTACGTCGGACGCGGGAGCCGCCACGCCGGCGTCATCGAGTACCTGGGCGCGATGCTCGACCGTTACCTGGCAACGCGCGAGCTGTTTCCGGTGGGCGCCGATGGCAAGATGCACCGGCTGTACTTCTCGGAGATTCTCGATGACGAGAGGCGCGCGCAATTCTTCCGCAGCCGCTACGAGGCGTACCGCGCCTACGCCGATAGCGCGCTCTTCCTTTCGGGCGTGTTCCCTTCGAGTTTGACGCGGCGGCGGCCGGGTCACCGCACGCTGTTGCGCCGTCGCGCCGCGCCGCTCGTCGATGGCAGCTACTACGTTTCGACGGGCAAGGCGATGTACCGGCTCGCGGCGAAGCAGGACGTCGCCGAAGACACGCACCAGCGCGACACGCTCACGCGGTTGGCCGAGCACTTCGAGTTGTACGTGGATGCGCTGAACGAAATGAGCGAGCGCTACATCATGGGCGTCGATACGAGCGTGGTCGCGGACCATCTGCTTGACAGCCTCAATTGCTACAAGGCGTCGCATGACAAGGCCGATATAGACGCGGCGCGGCGTTATGCCGTGATGCTGAACGCCAACGCAGCGCATCTTCCCGGCGATCGCACCGGCGGCCCCGGCTGAGGCCTGACATAGCGGGAGGAGAAGGATCAGACTCCCATGAACGATACCGCCGCCCCCATGCCCGCCAGTTACCCGATCGAGTACGACGTCGAACCGCAGCTTACCGACCGCAACCGGCTCACCGTGGGATTCCGCATCATCCTGGCGATCCCGCACCTTCTGCTCGTGGGCGGGCCGGGCTTCGCATTCGGCGGCGGCCTGGGGTTTGTCTGGTGGCGGGGTGATGGGGGCTGGGGGATGGGCCCGGAGATTTCAGGCTTCGGCGGCAACGGCGTCATTGGCCTCGCGGCCGGCGTGGCGGCGATCGTTGCGTGGTTCGCGATCCTGTTCACGCGCAGCCATCCGCGTGGCATCTGGGACTTCACGCACTACTTCATGCGCTGGCGGACGCGCGCGATCGCGTACTCGGCGTTGCTGCGCGATGAGTATCCGCCGTTCGGCGATGGCGACTATCCGGTGACGTATCGCGTCGAGTATCCGGCGGAGCCGCGGGACCTGTGGTCCGTCGGGTTGCGCCTGATTTACGCCATTCCGCACATCATCGTGCTGTTCTTCCTGAGCATCGCGTGGTTTGTCACGGCCGTCATCGCGTGGTTCGCGATCCTGTTCACCGGCGCCTACCCGGAGGGCCTGTACCGCTTCGCGGTAGGCTATCTTCGCTGGACGGTGCGCGTCGAAACGTACCTCTACCTGATGCGCGACGAATATCCGCCGTTCTCGTTCGACGCGTAGCCTCAGGCGCAACGGCCGACTCCACGCGCCGGTCATGCCGATCCATGATCCCGCTCAGTCGACGCCCTTCATGCCGGCGATACGCTGCGGGATCGGCGTGGATTGGGGGAGTCGGAGAGCCTGGACCCACGGCTCGAAGCGCAGCTCCCAGGGGGCCCGGCCGACTCCGGGCGGCGGAAAGTAGATTGTTTTGCCGCGAACGATCATCGCACCTCCGGAGGCTGGTAGAATTGACGTTCCGTCTCAGCACCGGGCGAGCCGGTCTTCTGCGACGCCGCGCCGACGAAGGTTACGGAAACGCAACGTCGAGCGGGCCATCGCGGATCAGATCCGTCTCCTGGAGCGTTACGATCATAGGCCAGTCCCGCAAAGGAGTTCGTCTCTCCATGGCTAAGTTCACCGCCTCGGCGCAGCCGTCGGCGGAGGAGCTGGTGCGGCAGCTATCGCTGCTTCGCAGCGTCGCCGATTCGGTTCCCGTGCTCGTCGCTTATGTCGATAGCGATCATCGCTACCGCTACGCTAACCGCGCATACCAGACGTGGTTCGGCCTCGACGTCGCGACGCTTCCCGGTCAGCACTTCCGCGAAGTCGACGGCGAGGACGCGTACGCGATCGCGCGGCCGTACATGGAGCGGGCGTGCGGCGGCGAGTTTCTGACGTACTCCGCGAGCATGCCTTACGTCCACGGGCCTCGCCGCGATGTCGAAGTTACGTACATCCCGGACGGCGGCGCCGAACCGAGGAGCGGGTTCTTCGCGATCGTCTCGGACATGTCAGAGCAGAGGGTGGCGGAACGCGCCGGGCGCGATGAGATCTTGCGCCTGATCCGCATTGTCGAGGCGGCGCCTGCCATGTCGTATACCATCGGGCCGAACGGGGAGGTCGAGTACGCCACGTCGGCCTGGGAGCGTTTCTTCGGCATGAAGGTCGAAGATTCGCGCGACTGGCGCAGCGCGGGATTGATCCATCCCGACGATCTCGAAGCCTTCGTGGACTCGTGGACACGGTCATTCGGTTCAGGTGAGCCGTTCGAGATGGAGTTCCGCGGACGTCGCCACGACGGTGAGTACCGGTGGCTGTTATCGCGCGGCGTCGCCATCCGCGATCCGTCCGGCGCCATCGAGCGGTGGGTTGCCGTCAACGTCGACATTCACGACCGCAAGCAGCTTGAAGATGAGCGGGAGCGCGTCGCCGCCGACCTGCGCGCGGCCAACGCGAGCAAGGACGAGTTCCTGGGGCTTGTCTCGCACGAACTGAAGACGCCGATCACGACGATCCTCGGCAACGCGCAGATCCTGCGCACGAAGGGCTTTCGCCTCGACGAAGAGTCGCGCAACAACGCGCTGCAGGACATCGAATCGGAGTCGCAGCGGCTGCACGCCATTATCGACAACCTGCTGGTGCTCGCGCGGCTCGACCGCGGTCAAGAACTGGCGGTAGAGCCGGTGTTCGTGCGCCGCGTGCTGCGGGAAACGATCGACGAATTCGCGCACAAGAGCGGCCGCCGGATCACGCTCGACGCGCCGGACGGCTACGCCTTCGTGCTGGCCGACCCGGTGTACATTCGCCAGGTCATCGAGAATCTGCTGAGCAACGCTGACAAGTACAGTCCGCAAGGTCAGCCGATCGAAGTCGTCGCACGGCGCGACGGGGATGATCTGCGCGTGCTCGTGATCGACCGCGGACACGGCTTTGCGCCGGAAGAAGCGAAGAAGCTCTTCCAGCCGTTTTACCGCTCTACGCGGACGTCGCGCGACGTTTCCGGCGTCGGCATCGGCCTCGCCGTATGCCAGCGGATCATCGAAGCGTTGGGCGGTGAAATGTGGGCGGCCATGGCGCCGGGCGGCGGCGCGCAGATCGGCTTCAGCTTGCCGCTCTCCGATGAAGATGCGGGCGCGGAGTAGGCTGCCGCAGCAAACAACAAAGCGTAAGGGGCTCGTCGAGCCCCCTACGTTGTTTGTCGTGGTTAGCTGGCCGCTTCGCTACGCGGCGCCGTGGCACTTCTTGTATTTCTTGCCGCTGCCGCAGGGACACTGCTCGTTGCGGCCCACCTTCTGCGCGGACACGACGGTCTGACCGTTGCCGCCCTCGCCGGGCTGATTGGTGCGCAGGTTACGCGGCGGCGCCTTCACGCCCGCCGCCGCCGCGATCGCGCGGCCCGCGCGGTCATCGGTCATGACCGGGGCGGCCTGGCTGGCGCCGTTCGCTTCGGTGACGCCCGGCTGCTGCGCGACGGACAGCGGGGGCGGCGTCGGGCGCGCCGGCTGCTGCTGCTTGATCTCGACGTGGTAGATGGAGCGCGCAATGCGATTGCGGATGTTGCCGAGCAACTGGCCCCACATGTCGTGCGCTTCGCGCTTGTACGCGACGAGCGGATCCTGCTGCCCGTACGCAGACAGGCCGATGCCCTGGCGCATCTCGTCGGTTGCGGTCAGGTGCTCGACCCAGAGCGAGTCGATGGAGCGCAGCATGACGAGCCGCTCCAGCTGCCGCATCACGTTCTCGCCGAACTCTTCTTCGCGGTCGTCGTAGGCGTCGTCGGCGAACTGCAGGATCGCCTGCAGGAGCGCTTCCGGATCCATCTGCTCAATGGCCTCCGGCGTGAACTCGTCGGAGAGCTTCACGGTTGCGTTGATTTCCGCCAGTAACGCATCGATGTCCCAGTCGGCGGGATCGTCCGTCGGGACATTTGCGTTGACGATAGCCGTCAGCTCTTCGCGCACCATCTCCATGACGTTCGACTTGAGGTCAGCCCCCTCGAGGATCTTGTTGCGCTCGGTGTAGATCACATCGCGCTGCGTGTTCATGACGTCGTCGTACTCGACGACGTGCTTGCGGATGTCGAAGTTGTGGCCTTCGACCTTGGTCTGGGCTGTTTCGATCGCCTTGCTGACCCAGCCGCTTTCGATGGGCATGTCTTCTTCCATGCCGAGCCGCGCCATCATGTTCGGCAACCACTCCGGCGCGAAGCGGCGCATGATGTCGTCCTCGAACGAGACGTAAAAGCGCGACGTGCCCGGGTCGCCCTGGCGTCCGGAACGGCCACGGAGCTGGTTGTCGATGCGTCGCGATTCGTGCCGCTCGGTGCCGATGATCATCAGGCCGCCGGCCTCGACGACGCGGTCGTGCTCGTGCTGCCAGTCGCCGTCTTCGCGCCCTTCCGGCTTGCCGCCGAGGACGATGTCCGTGCCACGGCCCGCCATGTTCGTCGCGATCGTAACGCCGCGGTACTTCCCGGCCTGCGCGACGATGCCGGCTTCCTTCTCGTGCAGTTTGGCGTTCAGAACCTGGTGCTCGATGCCGCGGCGCTTCAGCAAGTCGGACAGGTACTCCGACTTCTCGATCGACACGGTGCCGACGAGGACGGGGCGGCCTTCCTGCTGCAGTTCTTCGATCTCCTCGGCAACGGCTTCGAACTTCGCGCGCTCGGAGCGGTAGACGAGGTCGTTGAAGTCTTCCCGGACCATCGGCCGGTGCGTCGGGATGGTGACGACCTCGAGCTTGTAAATCTTGAAGAACTCTTCGGCCTCGGTCGCGGCGGTACCCGTCATGCCGGCGAGCTTGTGGTAGAGGCGGAAGTAGTTCTGCAGCGTGATCGTGGCGTAGGTGATGGACTCGTTCTGGATCCGCACGCCTTCCTTTGCCTCGACGGCCTGGTGGAGACCATCGGACCAGCGGCGGCCGAACATGAGACGGCCGGTAAAGTCATCGACGATGACGACTTCGCCGTCTTTCACCACGTAGTCGACATCGCGCTGGTAGAGGACCTGCGCCTTGAGCGCCGCCTCCATGTAGCGCGTGAGCCGGTAGTTCTCCGGCGCGTAGATGTTCTGCACGCCGAGCAGCTTCTCAATCTTCTCGATGCCTTCCTCGGTGAGCAAGACGGCGC is a window of Dehalococcoidia bacterium DNA encoding:
- a CDS encoding sulfatase-like hydrolase/transferase; translated protein: MTSEPQPVARTPKNAIVVLLDSMNRHMLGAYGGREFATPNLDRFAARAVRFEKHYSGSLPCMPARHDMLCGALDFLWKPWGSIEIWEHAITHDLRAAGVTTMLISDHPHLFSPPASNGSRVPVIRQPFAQGDMLPFWAYGNFSGNHLYDLRNDPTEDENRCGERVEREAAGRLRQALVEIEAPSDQFVRLGLA
- a CDS encoding DinB family protein — protein: MDPFVASARYNLKQSIEDYRRSLDGLDADALNWRPAGDEINSMAVLTFHAWSSTRSWLSIALGAPLAERDRDAEFLTSTTNAEELREWFEDMAKQCDALLSTRDAIDWAAMRKTRTRPGPGDPQEVPPAFALLHGMEHLREHEGQLSLTRQLWEAGR
- a CDS encoding acetyl-CoA hydrolase/transferase C-terminal domain-containing protein gives rise to the protein MDWRQRYADRLTTPEDAVRAVHDGDRVVIGMHYQTPLALCRALAARASELQNVEIENSISTFISWWDDDEPNNFAVRSFFLQASDRPAMRKGLLDYVIAPPTRSDQSYWLDRKPDVFLVSISPPDDEGWCSFGMSVWGAPEVCREATTVIGEVNERFIRTGGDNRVHISRFAHLVEAPPVWKYLRRPPRTDEENAITEVICTLVANDIVQDGDTLQMGTGTVSAALAPFLAHRRDLGVHSELIFGGIPELVDAGVVTGARKTRHPGKVVGASFGPLSQDGFRKVDGDERYELYCMSHTNDIAVIAAHDNMCVVNNALMVDLTGQINGETIGPEIYSGTGGAFAFAIGALHAKNGRSVTVLPSTAVVDGERRSRILAMFPQGSAVTVPRGYADIIVTEYGVARLKHRTLRQRIDELVAIAHPDFRADLRADARRLYGV
- a CDS encoding DUF4389 domain-containing protein — its product is MNDTAAPMPASYPIEYDVEPQLTDRNRLTVGFRIILAIPHLLLVGGPGFAFGGGLGFVWWRGDGGWGMGPEISGFGGNGVIGLAAGVAAIVAWFAILFTRSHPRGIWDFTHYFMRWRTRAIAYSALLRDEYPPFGDGDYPVTYRVEYPAEPRDLWSVGLRLIYAIPHIIVLFFLSIAWFVTAVIAWFAILFTGAYPEGLYRFAVGYLRWTVRVETYLYLMRDEYPPFSFDA
- a CDS encoding ATP-binding protein, with translation MAKFTASAQPSAEELVRQLSLLRSVADSVPVLVAYVDSDHRYRYANRAYQTWFGLDVATLPGQHFREVDGEDAYAIARPYMERACGGEFLTYSASMPYVHGPRRDVEVTYIPDGGAEPRSGFFAIVSDMSEQRVAERAGRDEILRLIRIVEAAPAMSYTIGPNGEVEYATSAWERFFGMKVEDSRDWRSAGLIHPDDLEAFVDSWTRSFGSGEPFEMEFRGRRHDGEYRWLLSRGVAIRDPSGAIERWVAVNVDIHDRKQLEDERERVAADLRAANASKDEFLGLVSHELKTPITTILGNAQILRTKGFRLDEESRNNALQDIESESQRLHAIIDNLLVLARLDRGQELAVEPVFVRRVLRETIDEFAHKSGRRITLDAPDGYAFVLADPVYIRQVIENLLSNADKYSPQGQPIEVVARRDGDDLRVLVIDRGHGFAPEEAKKLFQPFYRSTRTSRDVSGVGIGLAVCQRIIEALGGEMWAAMAPGGGAQIGFSLPLSDEDAGAE
- the secA gene encoding preprotein translocase subunit SecA, yielding MKLLTKIFGDNDREVRKYLPLVDQINALEPETEALSDEALRARTGEFRARLADGETLDDLLPEAFAVVREVARRAVGQRPYDVQLIGAIVLHQGKIGELKTGEGKTLTATLPLYLNALEGRGAHLVTVNDYLAKRDAQWYGPVYDMLGLSVGVLQHDSAYRYMSEKQSDTENMEHLAPIQRREAYQADITYGTNHEFGFDYLRDNMAVSLDATVQRERHYAIVDEVDNILIDEARTPLIISGPAEDSAARYQTFARLAPRLAVDEDYTIDLKARAVLLTEEGIEKIEKLLGVQNIYAPENYRLTRYMEAALKAQVLYQRDVDYVVKDGEVVIVDDFTGRLMFGRRWSDGLHQAVEAKEGVRIQNESITYATITLQNYFRLYHKLAGMTGTAATEAEEFFKIYKLEVVTIPTHRPMVREDFNDLVYRSERAKFEAVAEEIEELQQEGRPVLVGTVSIEKSEYLSDLLKRRGIEHQVLNAKLHEKEAGIVAQAGKYRGVTIATNMAGRGTDIVLGGKPEGREDGDWQHEHDRVVEAGGLMIIGTERHESRRIDNQLRGRSGRQGDPGTSRFYVSFEDDIMRRFAPEWLPNMMARLGMEEDMPIESGWVSKAIETAQTKVEGHNFDIRKHVVEYDDVMNTQRDVIYTERNKILEGADLKSNVMEMVREELTAIVNANVPTDDPADWDIDALLAEINATVKLSDEFTPEAIEQMDPEALLQAILQFADDAYDDREEEFGENVMRQLERLVMLRSIDSLWVEHLTATDEMRQGIGLSAYGQQDPLVAYKREAHDMWGQLLGNIRNRIARSIYHVEIKQQQPARPTPPPLSVAQQPGVTEANGASQAAPVMTDDRAGRAIAAAAGVKAPPRNLRTNQPGEGGNGQTVVSAQKVGRNEQCPCGSGKKYKKCHGAA